The genomic region CTTCCATTTCACCGCTGTGCGCTTGCAAGTAATGAGACACAAAAAGACTAAACACAAACAACAAAATAGGCGATAAAGACAAAATCGTATAAAAACTCAAGCTGGAAGCGTAGTAAAACAATTCGCTCAAGCCTAAAAAAGCGTTTTTCAGACGCTTGGGGAAAATCATTCTAAGAAGGCGCAAAAACCCTCTAACGCTTTTAAAAAATTCCCTCATCAATGACAACTTGTCGCCATTGTCAAGCCATAAGAGAGCAGTTTTTCTATATCTTTTTTAGGGGCTTTGCCTTTGGTGGTTAAATAATCCCCCAACACCACCGCATTGATGCCGTATTCAAAAAGCTTGGCTTCCTTTTTATCGTTATCTTTAAACACCACTTCACGCCCCCCAGCCACCATAAGCCTAGCGTTAGGCAAAAACTCTTTAGCCAAAAGCACGCATTCTAGGGCTTCATCCGCGCTTAAAGTCTCTGCATCAATGGGCAATACTGGGTTTTTAATGAAAAAATTAATGGGCGTGGTGTGCGGGGAGAGCGAAGCTAATGCTCTAAGCATTTCAATCCTGTCTTCCCAGCTCTCATTAAGCCCAAAAATCCCCCCACTGCACAAGCCTAATCCCGCCCTTAATGCGTTTTCGCATGTGATAAACCTTTCTTCCCATGTGTGCGTGGAACAAATCTTAGGGAAGAAATTTTGCGAAGTCTCTAAATTATGGTTATAACTATGAATGCCCGCATCTCTTAAAAACTCTAATTGCTCCAAATCCGCGCGCCCGCAGCATGCGATTAGATGCAAGCCTAATTCTTCTTTGTTGATGGCTTTAGCCAATTTAGCGATGTATTCGCATTTTTCATCGTCTAATTCGCGCCCTGAAGTAACCAGACAAAACCCTAAAGCCCCCAATTCCCTTAACGCTCTGGCCTCTTGTAAAACCACTTTTTCATCTTTGAATTTATAGCGCTTGATCGCTCCTTGATGGTGTGAGCTTTGCGTGCAATAAGCGCAATCTTCTTTGCAATCCCCACTGCGCACATTGGAAATAGAACATAAAAAAATCTCTTGCATAATCATTCCTTTGTTTTAAAAAAGTTGGTTTTTTGAGACTGATTATAGCAAAGAAAAAGAAGCGCTTTTGATTTTAAGGGCTTTATTCCATTAAATATTAAAACTAAAACTTTATTTGATTTTAATTTAATTGTTCGCTAGCGCCTCTAAAGCCAATCTCAAAACTTTACGCTATAATTTTCTCACTTTTTCATTAAGGGATTTCATGCAAGATTCATTCACTCAAAGTTACCCCCCCCCCCAATCAGCAATAAAAGATCGCACGCCAAATAACGCACCCAGTAATGGAGAAATAGATCTACCCACCCACATCACCAGTAATTTAAAAAAAGAGCTTAGAGATTATCAAAAAAAAGCGATATATAATTATTTAGAAAAACGCCAATCCAACCCCACTCAAAAGCATTTCATGTTTGAAATGGCCACCGGTAGCGGTAAAACCTTAGTGATGGCGGGTTTGATTTTAGAATGCTACAAGCAAGGCTATCAAAACTTCATCTTTTTTGTGAATAGCACCAGCATTTTAG from Helicobacter pylori harbors:
- a CDS encoding biotin synthase, which codes for MQEIFLCSISNVRSGDCKEDCAYCTQSSHHQGAIKRYKFKDEKVVLQEARALRELGALGFCLVTSGRELDDEKCEYIAKLAKAINKEELGLHLIACCGRADLEQLEFLRDAGIHSYNHNLETSQNFFPKICSTHTWEERFITCENALRAGLGLCSGGIFGLNESWEDRIEMLRALASLSPHTTPINFFIKNPVLPIDAETLSADEALECVLLAKEFLPNARLMVAGGREVVFKDNDKKEAKLFEYGINAVVLGDYLTTKGKAPKKDIEKLLSYGLTMATSCH